In the Armatimonadota bacterium genome, GGTCAGTGCCTTCATCTGGATCCCTCCTCGTGGATCACCTCGCGCACCACGTCGGCAGCCCGCACCGCCGGCGCACCCGGCGGCGGCACCAACAGCATACCTCCCCGACCCGTCCCTTGACCATCGGCTGGCTCCAGGCCAGGGGCCGGGCGGCGCGTCCGGTGCCGGGAGAGATCGCCGCCATGTCGGCGTCGAGCCGGGCAACGCGACGCCCGCCGCGGCGGCCCGTGCGTGCGATCCTCCCGGGCCGTGGCGCCCTGGAGATTGGCCGGTCGCCCCGGCAGTCCTCCCGCGCCGTCTTGTTATAATGGGCGCCGGAGAGGTGGCTGAGCCCGGTTGAAGGCGGCGGACTTGAAATCCGTTAGGGCCACAAGCCCTCGTGGGTTCGAATCCCACCCTCTCCGCCAGTCGCCCGTGATTGGAGGTCGAAGATCGTGGACCGCGTCCGTGCCGGGGTCGACGCCGTCGACCGGGCGCTGACCTCCTGGATGGCCCGCTACGGGATCGTGGCCCTCCGCCTCAGCCTGGGGACCGTCTTCCTCTGGTTTGGCCTCCTCAAGTTCTTCCCGGGGCTGAGCCCGGCGCAGGAGCTCGCCGGGAAGACCATCCACACGCTGACCTTCGGCCTGGTGCCGCCGCACCTGGCCGTCCCGATCCTGGCGGTCTGGGAGTCCTGGATCGGCGTGGGCCTGCTGCTGGGGGTCTGGCTGCGGACGACGCTGCTGCTGCTCTGGCTCCAGATGCTGGGAACAATCACGCCCCTGGTGCTCTTCCCCGGGGAGACGTTTGTGCGCCTCCCCTACGCGCCCACGCTCGAGGGGCAGTACATCCTCAAGAACCTGGTGCTGATCGCCGCCGGGCTGGTCATCGGTGCCACCGTGCGGGGCGGGCGGCTGTCGGCGTCGACTCGCGCGGACGACACCCGGCGGCCCTGGGTCGGCCTCCTCCCCACGCCTTGAACGCGCCCGGAGCGGGCAGAGAAGAGTTCGGGACATCGCCGTGGAGACCCTCACCGTCACCTGCCCGCACTGCGGTGCGGCCAACCCGGCCGACCTGAAGTTCTGCCGGGAGTGCTGGGCGCTGCTGCACGGCCGCCCCTGTCCCGGTTGCGGTCGGCCAGCCACGCGCGTGGGTGC is a window encoding:
- a CDS encoding DoxX family membrane protein; this translates as MDRVRAGVDAVDRALTSWMARYGIVALRLSLGTVFLWFGLLKFFPGLSPAQELAGKTIHTLTFGLVPPHLAVPILAVWESWIGVGLLLGVWLRTTLLLLWLQMLGTITPLVLFPGETFVRLPYAPTLEGQYILKNLVLIAAGLVIGATVRGGRLSASTRADDTRRPWVGLLPTP